In Panicum virgatum strain AP13 chromosome 5K, P.virgatum_v5, whole genome shotgun sequence, the genomic window TGGCAATTCGTTTATTATGTAAAATGACAAGTGGCCATTTACCATGATATCTACCCCGTAACTCTGTTATAACGGAGTCCAGCTGCTCTATATTAAGCATGTGAATTTGAACAAGAAATAGGATGTATCGTGAAACGACGTGTAAAGGGGTCGGTGTAAAGTGGTGCACAGACCTGAGTCAAACTGAAACCGCCCTCCGCAAAATTTTGTTGATACAATGCGATATTTGCACCATCAACTATAGCTTCATATTCTTTATTCTCTTCCAACCACTCCTACATAAATGATATTACTCAATCGGTGTTCACAAATGGGTAGTGTTTGAAACATAGGGATCtgaataattaattaataaagcTATTTCTTTACGCTAGCTCTATAGTCATGTGAATACAAtgcattagttataacataatAATTTCTAAATGACAGACATGTTTTAGTATGACACTGGCATGAAAAGCAAAGCTTAGGTGCCTAAGGATGCCCGAGCCTAATAAGTCACGTGGCAGCAAACAACAGCTCATTTTTCTGTCGAGGATGTGCGAATCAATGTACATAGAGCACCCTACATATCCAAAGTCCAAGCCTCATAGCATAGCTCTATCTGTATGTATTCTGAAAAGTGGCAGGACACAGTATGTTTATGCCAATTTTCCGAGGTTAATTCTTAGTGATTTAGCAAATGAATGATGGTAACTAGAAGCAATCGGGGATATGCACCTGAAAGTGGCTGAAATTGGCTTTGGTCTCCCTCTCAAGTGCCAAAGCAGCAACAGAATCAGCAAACCTGTGCGTCTTGTCCATGTCAATGTCAACAGAAGCAAGGCGGCATTTACAGCCAGCACACTGACCATGAGGCCCAGATGTGACCCGCTGCAGCGTCCAGGGGCCAGTCCCAAGCCATCCAAGCTGATGGCACCCACCACCATTCAACACAATGGCGTCCTTCACCTCAGCGGCGTCCCACTGGGGCTTACCAGCCATGGCCGCCTTGTCAGTCCTGAACCAAGCCTCGAGGACCTGCGCAGTGTCCTCAGTGACGCAGTCGACGGTTTGCCTGAGCTTGTGCATATACTCATACACCTTGTCCGCGTGGCCGGCTGTGGAGCTGACATGGAGGAGCGCGGCCAGCTCGGGCTCCTCAGGCGACACACCGGAGGCTGCCATGTGGGCCTCGACAGCGTAGGCCCTGGAGGCGTCCCCGGCACGGCGGAAGGCGGCGAGCACGGGGCTGTAGGAGCGGAGGCGCGGGGCGAGGCCGTGCTTGTCCTTCATGGTGGCCACAAGGTGGAAGGCCTCGTCAGGATAATCGAGCAGGGCGCGGGCGAGGGAGGTGATGGTGGCctcggacggcggcgcgccggcctgGAGCATGTGGTCGAagacgc contains:
- the LOC120709357 gene encoding proteinaceous RNase P 2-like isoform X2, which codes for MGPNQRARALLLRLPPRSSRRRAPHTAMARRRGSKGPNPDLSRALTDCTRRGDSAAAMAAFDNAVSDPDAPARLAAHQYNQLLHLLATADRSSFPTPAAAARRVFDHMLQAGAPPSEATITSLARALLDYPDEAFHLVATMKDKHGLAPRLRSYSPVLAAFRRAGDASRAYAVEAHMAASGVSPEEPELAALLHVSSTAGHADKVYEYMHKLRQTVDCVTEDTAQVLEAWFRTDKAAMAGKPQWDAAEVKDAIVLNGGGCHQLGWLGTGPWTLQRVTSGPHGQCAGCKCRLASVDIDMDKTHRFADSVAALALERETKANFSHFQEWLEENKEYEAIVDGANIALYQQNFAEGGFSLTQLDSVITELRGRYHGKWPLVILHNKRIAKLMENSSDRHLIETWRANGALYTTPNGSNDDWYWLYAAIKLNCLLVTNDEMRDHIFELLGSSFFPKWKQRHRESEVGSWHVPMEEKSGDERVRIWLCIGRTGTCKVPDKVPTTNGVVQEVPPNEASNGVQQSLQEDKADSRTGKRKDRE
- the LOC120709357 gene encoding proteinaceous RNase P 2-like isoform X1 — protein: MGPNQRARALLLRLPPRSSRRRAPHTAMARRRGSKGPNPDLSRALTDCTRRGDSAAAMAAFDNAVSDPDAPARLAAHQYNQLLHLLATADRSSFPTPAAAARRVFDHMLQAGAPPSEATITSLARALLDYPDEAFHLVATMKDKHGLAPRLRSYSPVLAAFRRAGDASRAYAVEAHMAASGVSPEEPELAALLHVSSTAGHADKVYEYMHKLRQTVDCVTEDTAQVLEAWFRTDKAAMAGKPQWDAAEVKDAIVLNGGGCHQLGWLGTGPWTLQRVTSGPHGQCAGCKCRLASVDIDMDKTHRFADSVAALALERETKANFSHFQEWLEENKEYEAIVDGANIALYQQNFAEGGFSLTQLDSVITELRGRYHGKWPLVILHNKRIAKLMENSSDRHLIETWRANGALYTTPNGSNDDWYWLYAAIKLNCLLVTNDEMRDHIFELLGSSFFPKWKQRHRVKYTFNKGKAVLVMPPPYSSEIQESEVGSWHVPMEEKSGDERVRIWLCIGRTGTCKVPDKVPTTNGVVQEVPPNEASNGVQQSLQEDKADSRTGKRKDRE